In the genome of Salipiger sp. CCB-MM3, one region contains:
- a CDS encoding dihydrodipicolinate synthase family protein has product MLDLDTALAGISGILVTPYDEAGEIAPAKLSPIIDRALGAGLHMPVVNGNTGEFYALTTDEACTMAREVCAMVDGRAPVLAGIGRGIRDACALAKASAEAGATALMIHQPPDPFVAPRGTVDYVKAIADASGGLPMMLYLRNDAIGTGAIADLCAVPGVKGVKWATPNPQKLAAAKAACDPSITWVGGLAEVWAPTFYAVGARGFTSGLINVWPERSLAIHAALEASDYAEANRLIGEMQAFEDIRAEELNGTNVTGVKAALQATGFDCGATRPPSAWPLTPAQQDKLQVFLKTNGLI; this is encoded by the coding sequence ATGCTCGATCTCGATACCGCCCTCGCCGGCATTTCCGGCATCCTCGTCACCCCCTATGACGAGGCGGGCGAGATTGCCCCGGCCAAGCTCTCGCCGATCATCGACCGCGCGCTTGGCGCCGGGCTGCATATGCCCGTGGTCAATGGCAACACCGGCGAGTTCTACGCGCTGACCACCGACGAAGCCTGCACCATGGCGCGCGAGGTCTGCGCCATGGTGGACGGCCGCGCCCCGGTGCTGGCGGGCATCGGCCGCGGCATCCGCGACGCCTGCGCATTGGCCAAAGCCAGCGCCGAGGCAGGCGCCACCGCGCTGATGATCCACCAGCCGCCCGATCCCTTCGTGGCGCCGCGCGGCACGGTGGATTACGTCAAGGCCATCGCCGACGCCTCGGGCGGGCTGCCGATGATGCTCTACCTGCGCAACGACGCGATTGGGACCGGCGCCATCGCCGATCTCTGCGCCGTGCCGGGTGTGAAGGGCGTGAAATGGGCCACCCCGAACCCGCAGAAGCTCGCCGCCGCCAAGGCTGCCTGCGATCCCTCGATCACTTGGGTCGGCGGTCTTGCCGAGGTCTGGGCACCGACCTTCTATGCGGTGGGCGCGCGTGGCTTCACCTCCGGCCTGATCAACGTCTGGCCGGAGCGTTCGCTGGCGATCCACGCCGCGCTCGAAGCGTCGGATTATGCCGAGGCCAACCGCCTGATCGGCGAGATGCAGGCCTTCGAGGACATCCGCGCCGAAGAGCTCAACGGCACTAATGTCACCGGCGTGAAGGCCGCGCTGCAGGCCACAGGCTTTGACTGCGGCGCGACCCGCCCGCCCTCGGCATGGCCGCTGACCCCGGCGCAGCAGGACAAGCTGCAGGTCTTCCTCAAGACCAACGGCCTGATCTGA
- a CDS encoding aldehyde dehydrogenase (NADP(+)) has product MDGTTPIFTPHGKHLIAGEWIATEAQFSSEPATGPVHAFSVGTPELVDQACKAAEDAFWTYGYTSRETRAKFLEAIADEIEARGEAITEIGSQETGLPEARLQGERGRTTGQLRLFAEHIRKGDYLDVRVDAALPDRQPLPRPELRMVQRPIGPVAVFGASNFPLAFSTAGGDTAAALAAGCPVVVKGHSAHPGTGEIVAEAVAAAIESCGMPKGVFSLIQGGNRQVGQALVQHPLINAVGFTGSLGGGRALFDLCAQREVPIPFFGELGSVNPMFVLPEATKARGTEIGTGWAGSLTMGAGQFCTNPGIAVVGTGAEGDAFVEAARAALEKAAPQVMLTEGIAGAYRSGKDRFDGRNAVRPLLTTESGPRSASPNLYETDAANYLQDHALGEEVFGPLGLVVRVSDVDEMVTLAKGFEGQLTATLHMDDGDADAARALLPVLERKAGRVLANGFPTGVEVCEAMVHGGPYPASTNFGATSVGTLSIRRFLRPVCYQNIPGAVLPEDLA; this is encoded by the coding sequence ATGGACGGCACGACCCCGATCTTCACCCCGCATGGCAAGCACCTGATCGCAGGTGAGTGGATCGCCACCGAGGCGCAATTCTCCTCCGAACCCGCCACCGGCCCGGTGCACGCGTTCTCTGTCGGCACGCCCGAGCTGGTCGATCAGGCCTGCAAGGCCGCTGAAGACGCCTTCTGGACCTATGGCTACACCAGCCGCGAAACCCGCGCGAAATTCCTCGAGGCCATCGCCGACGAGATCGAAGCGCGCGGCGAGGCGATCACCGAAATCGGCAGTCAGGAAACCGGCCTGCCCGAAGCGCGCCTGCAGGGTGAGCGCGGCCGCACCACCGGCCAGCTGCGTCTCTTCGCCGAGCACATCCGCAAGGGCGACTACCTCGACGTGCGCGTCGATGCCGCCCTGCCCGACCGCCAGCCGCTGCCGCGCCCCGAATTGCGCATGGTGCAGCGCCCGATCGGCCCGGTCGCCGTCTTCGGCGCATCGAACTTCCCGCTCGCCTTCTCCACCGCAGGCGGTGACACCGCCGCCGCGCTGGCCGCCGGCTGCCCGGTCGTGGTCAAGGGCCACTCCGCCCACCCCGGCACCGGCGAGATCGTCGCCGAAGCCGTTGCCGCCGCCATCGAAAGCTGCGGCATGCCCAAGGGTGTCTTCTCGCTGATCCAAGGCGGCAACCGTCAGGTCGGTCAGGCGCTGGTGCAACACCCGCTGATCAACGCCGTGGGCTTCACCGGCTCGCTCGGCGGTGGCCGTGCGCTGTTCGACCTCTGCGCGCAGCGTGAGGTTCCGATCCCCTTCTTCGGCGAACTGGGCTCGGTGAACCCGATGTTCGTGCTGCCCGAAGCCACCAAGGCGCGCGGCACCGAGATCGGCACCGGCTGGGCGGGCTCGCTGACCATGGGCGCGGGCCAGTTCTGCACCAACCCCGGCATCGCCGTGGTCGGCACCGGCGCCGAAGGCGATGCCTTTGTCGAGGCCGCGCGCGCCGCGCTGGAAAAGGCCGCGCCGCAGGTCATGCTCACCGAGGGCATCGCGGGCGCCTATCGCTCTGGCAAGGACCGCTTCGATGGCCGCAACGCGGTGCGTCCGCTGCTGACCACTGAGAGCGGCCCGCGGTCGGCCTCGCCGAACCTCTATGAGACCGACGCCGCGAACTACCTGCAGGATCACGCGCTGGGGGAAGAAGTCTTCGGCCCGCTCGGCCTTGTGGTCCGGGTCTCGGACGTCGACGAGATGGTCACGCTCGCCAAGGGCTTCGAAGGCCAGCTCACCGCGACGCTGCATATGGACGACGGCGATGCAGATGCCGCCCGCGCGCTGCTGCCGGTGCTGGAGCGTAAGGCGGGCCGCGTGCTGGCCAACGGCTTCCCCACCGGCGTCGAGGTCTGCGAAGCAATGGTCCACGGCGGCCCCTACCCGGCCTCCACCAACTTCGGCGCGACCTCGGTCGGCACGCTGTCGATCCGCCGCTTCCTGCGGCCGGTCTGCTACCAGAACATCCCCGGCGCCGTGCTGCCCGAGGACCTCGCCTGA
- a CDS encoding ribonuclease activity regulator RraA, giving the protein MNPETRDILMDVSVATLATALFKRGLRNQVIQGVHPVGWKGKNMVGPAFTLRYMPAREDRNQLTEFRNPEHPQRVAIETCPEGSVLVMDSRKQANAASSGDILITRLMMRGGAGVVTDGGFRDAAVIAELDIPAYHTRPSSPTNLTNNEAIAINEPIGCGDAPVFPGDIIVGDADCVIVIPAHMAEEVAAEAKEMTAYEDFVVEQVKAGEPIIGLYPRVNEEKFGPLFEAWREKNGR; this is encoded by the coding sequence ATGAATCCCGAAACCCGTGACATTCTGATGGATGTGTCCGTCGCGACGCTGGCCACCGCGCTCTTCAAGCGCGGCCTGCGCAACCAGGTGATCCAGGGCGTGCACCCGGTCGGCTGGAAGGGCAAGAACATGGTCGGCCCCGCCTTCACCCTGCGCTACATGCCCGCCCGTGAAGACCGCAACCAGCTCACCGAGTTCCGCAACCCCGAGCACCCGCAGCGCGTGGCGATCGAGACCTGCCCGGAAGGCAGCGTTCTGGTGATGGACAGCCGCAAGCAGGCCAATGCCGCCTCTTCGGGTGACATTCTGATCACCCGCCTGATGATGCGCGGCGGTGCTGGCGTGGTGACTGATGGCGGCTTCCGCGATGCGGCGGTGATCGCCGAGCTCGACATCCCGGCCTATCACACCCGCCCGTCGAGCCCGACCAACCTCACCAACAACGAGGCCATCGCGATCAACGAGCCGATCGGCTGCGGCGATGCGCCGGTTTTCCCCGGTGACATCATCGTCGGCGACGCCGACTGCGTCATCGTGATCCCGGCGCATATGGCCGAAGAGGTTGCCGCCGAGGCCAAGGAAATGACCGCCTACGAGGATTTCGTGGTCGAGCAGGTCAAGGCCGGCGAGCCGATCATCGGTCTCTACCCGCGCGTCAACGAAGAGAAGTTCGGACCTCTCTTCGAAGCATGGCGCGAGAAGAACGGCCGCTGA